In Blastococcus saxobsidens DD2, the genomic stretch GCGCGGCGAACACCGTGGCGCCGGCTCCCCGGAGGGTCTCCGGCGGGACGTCGCCGGCGGCGAAGTCCCGCGAGTCCGCGACGTCGCGCACCCCGGCGCGGGCCCAGTCGACCGGCTCCTCGCTGTCGGCGTCGGCGAAGACGACGACCTGGCGGCCGGTGGTCCGTGGCCGGGGGTCGGGGCGCTCCGTCTCCGGGACGGCTGGGCGGCGCGGATCCTTCATCGTTCCCCCTCGGGCGGTGCTCGGCGGCCGGGCGGCGCCACCTACAGCTAGTCGTGGCGTCGTCCCGCTCCGTCAGCGTCGCCGTGCCGCCGCGGACGGGCAACCCGGGAGCACGGTCAGCCCTGCACGACCGTGGGGTCCATCCACATGACCTCCCAGACGTTGCCGTCGGGGTCGGCGAAGCTCGCCCCGTACATGACGCCGTGGTCCTGGGGCGGCAGCCACGGCTTCCCTCCGGCGGTGACGGCGGTGCTCACCAGCCGGTCCACCTCCTCCCGGCTGTCCGCCGACAGGCAGATGAGGACCGACGTGGCCTGCGCCGGGTCGCCGACCGCACCGGTGACGAAGTCGGCGAACCGCTCGCGGGTCAGCAGCATCACGTGGATGTTCTCCTCGACGACGTAGGAGACGCACCGCTCGTCGGAGAACTGGTCGTTGCGCCGGAAACCCAGCGCGCCGTAGAAGGCGTCGGCCCGGTCGCGGTCGGTGACGGGCAGGTTCACGAAGATCATGCGCACGGGGACTCCTCGGACGTGGTCGCCGCCCGCCGGGTGCGGGAAACTCCGAGGGGAAGACCGGGAGGTCGCACGGAAGTCATCGCTGCCACCGGAGATTGCCGGGTGCGACCGGGACAGCTCGGCCCGGGGGCGCCGGCCGCGGGCCGGCCGGCGACGACCTCAGTCCCTCGACTGCACGATCGAGGCGTCGAGGAAGGGCTCCCCCTCCCAGTTCGCGTAGGCCTCGTCGGGGAGGTCGCTGCCGACGGCTTCCTCGACCGCGACGAGCTCGAACTCCTCCCAGG encodes the following:
- a CDS encoding VOC family protein, yielding MIFVNLPVTDRDRADAFYGALGFRRNDQFSDERCVSYVVEENIHVMLLTRERFADFVTGAVGDPAQATSVLICLSADSREEVDRLVSTAVTAGGKPWLPPQDHGVMYGASFADPDGNVWEVMWMDPTVVQG